From Fragaria vesca subsp. vesca unplaced genomic scaffold, FraVesHawaii_1.0 scf0512064, whole genome shotgun sequence, a single genomic window includes:
- the LOC101298185 gene encoding probable acyl-activating enzyme 6-like gives MDQLKPSTANLCRQTPLDFLERAAIVYGDCPSIIYSSTTTFTWSQTHRRCLQLASSISTVVDKSQVVSVVAPNTPAMYELQFAVPMSGAILNNINTRFDPHAVSVILQHSQSKLVFVDSLSLTLVLHALSLFPSHIPTPPLVLINDLHSTSSSVSAVDLVVDTYDNMVAKGDPGFVWVRPASEWDPMVLNYTSGTTSAPKGVVHCHRALFLVSLVSIIDWSVPKNCVYLWTLPMFHANGWCFPWAMAAVGGTNICLRKFDGPVIYDLIQKHRVTHMCAAPVVLNMLVNHPRPDPLPNPVCILTGGAPPPSSVLLRAESLGFVVSHGYGLTETAGVVVSCAWKPEWGKFPVTEKARLKARQGVGTVGTTEVDVVDPDSGLSVKRNGSDIGEIVIRGGCVMLGYLKDPETTSRALKRNGWFYTGDVGVMHPDGYLEIKDRSKDVIISGGENLSSVEVESVLYTHAAVNEAAVVARPDEFWGETPCAFVSLKGDVSPRPTEKEIIEYCRGKLPSFMVPKTVVFKEELPKTSTGKIQKSVLREIAKSIGSSSASTMISRL, from the coding sequence ATGGACCAGTTGAAACCTAGTACTGCAAATCTCTGCCGTCAAACCCCCCTTGACTTCTTGGAACGAGCAGCTATCGTCTACGGCGACTGCCCCTCCATCATCTAcagctccaccaccaccttcacCTGGTCCCAAACCCACCGTCGATGTCTCCAGCTGGCCTCCTCCATCTCCACCGTCGTCGACAAGTCCCAGGTTGTCTCCGTGGTGGCCCCCAACACTCCTGCCATGTACGAACTCCAGTTCGCTGTTCCCATGTCGGGAGCCATCCTCAACAACATCAACACCCGCTTCGACCCCCACGCCGTCTCCGTGATCCTCCAACACAGCCAATCCAAGCTCGTCTTCGTCGACTCCCTCTCCCTCACCCTCGTCCTCCACGCCCTCTCCTTGTTCCCCTCTCACATCCCAACTCCGCCTCTCGTCCTCATCAACGATCTTCACTCCACTTCCAGCTCAGTCTCCGCCGTCGACCTCGTAGTCGACACGTACGACAACATGGTGGCGAAAGGCGACCCCGGATTCGTTTGGGTCCGGCCGGCAAGCGAGTGGGACCCGATGGTGCTCAACTACACGTCAGGGACGACGTCGGCTCCGAAAGGCGTAGTGCACTGCCACAGGGCTCTGTTCCTCGTCAGCCTAGTCTCTATCATCGACTGGTCGGTACCCAAGAACTGTGTGTACCTGTGGACCCTACCGATGTTCCATGCCAACGGGTGGTGCTTCCCGTGGGCCATGGCCGCCGTGGGTGGGACCAACATCTGCCTCCGCAAGTTCGACGGTCCTGTAATCTACGATCTCATTCAGAAACACAGAGTCACTCACATGTGCGCTGCACCTGTCGTTCTCAACATGCTGGTCAACCACCCGAGACCCGACCCGCTTCCGAACCCGGTTTGCATCTTGACCGGCGGAGCTCCGCCTCCTTCGAGCGTGCTGCTCCGGGCGGAGTCGCTAGGGTTTGTTGTCAGTCACGGCTACGGGTTGACTGAAACGGCCGGTGTGGTGGTGTCGTGTGCGTGGAAGCCGGAGTGGGGTAAGTTTCCGGTGACGGAGAAGGCGAGGTTGAAGGCCAGGCAAGGAGTGGGGACGGTTGGGACGACGGAGGTGGATGTGGTGGATCCGGATTCGGGTTTGAGCGTGAAGCGAAACGGGTCTGATATTGGAGAGATCGTTATTCGAGGCGGGTGCGTCATGTTGGGCTATTTGAAAGACCCGGAAACGACGAGCAGAGCCCTGAAACGTAACGGGTGGTTTTACACCGGCGATGTCGGGGTTATGCATCCGGACGGGTACCTGGAGATAAAGGACCGATCCAAGGACGTGATCATAAGCGGTGGAGAGAACTTGAGCAGCGTGGAGGTGGAGTCGGTTCTGTACACCCACGCCGCCGTGAACGAGGCGGCTGTGGTGGCCAGGCCTGACGAGTTTTGGGGGGAGACGCCTTGCGCGTTTGTGAGCCTGAAGGGTGACGTAAGCCCGAGGCCGACGGAGAAGGAGATAATAGAGTATTGTAGAGGGAAGCTGCCGAGTTTCATGGTCCCGAAGACGGTGGTGTTCAAGGAGGAGCTGCCGAAGACGTCGACGGGGAAGATTCAGAAGTCTGTGCTGAGAGAGATTGCTAAAAGTATTGGGTCATCGTCGGCGTCGACGATGATTAGTCGATTGTAA